From Erigeron canadensis isolate Cc75 chromosome 8, C_canadensis_v1, whole genome shotgun sequence, one genomic window encodes:
- the LOC122578975 gene encoding uncharacterized protein LOC122578975 codes for MGDHFVFLVDRLLTESTLEAAIESRNPSKQLDLSENNDTVIDCSSHVFTPKKLVECRICQDEDFDLNMETPCSCCGSLKYAHRKCVQRWCNEKGDTICEICHQQFKPGYTAPSPVFRLGGIPLNLRGHWQIARRDINNGSQIIAVVAPDHGFLDQEYDEYTDSTSRSVFCFRSVAAIFVVLLFLRHALPVIANGAGSDSFPVFMLWFLRTSAIVLPIYIMMRATIGVIHRRRQLASNASTSSTSSDEGESVRPPHNQTPIAHVH; via the exons ATGGGGGATCATTTTGTGTTTTTGGTGGATCGGTTGCTCACAGAATCCACCTTGGAGGCTGCAATTGAAAGCAGAAATCCTTCAAAGCAGTTGGATCTATCAGAAAATAATGACACAGTTATCGATTGTTCTTCACATGTTTTCACTCCAAAGAAGTTGGTTGAATGTAGGATATGTCAGGATGAGGATTTTGATTTGAATATGGAAACGCCTTGCTCTTGCTGTGGCAGCTTGAAG TATGCTCATCGCAAATGTGTTCAAAGGTGGTGTAATGAGAAGGGTGATACCATTTGCGAAATATGCCACCAG CAATTCAAACCAGGCTACACAGCACCATCCCCTGTATTCCGGTTAGGTGGTATTCCCTTGAATCTAAG GGGGCATTGGCAGATTGCTAGAAGGGACATTAACAATGGTTCTCAAATAATTGCAGTTGTTGCACCTGATCATGGTTTTCTTGATCAGGAATATGATGAATACACTGATTCCACTTCTAGAAGCGTTTTCTGTTTTCGCTCAGTTGCGGCCATT TTCGTGGTTCTCCTATTCCTGCGTCATGCTCTTCCCGTCATTGCAAACGGAGCGGGGAGTGACTCTTTTCCAGTGTTCATG TTATGGTTCTTACGAACTTCAGCAATCGTCCTACCCATCTACATCATGATGAGAGCCACGATAGGTGTGATACATCGGCGACGCCAACTG gCTTCTAATGCATCAACATCATCTACGTCTTCCGACGAGGGGGAAAGTGTAAGACCTCCGCATAATCAGACACCTATTGCACATGTGCACTGA